CGCCGGATCCACGCCGGCAGCCAGCAGCATGGCGGGCCAGTACACGCAGTGGAAGCGGAGGATGTCCTTGCCGATGAAATGGTGCACGGCGGGCCACCACGCCCGGAACCGGTCGTCGTCCCGGCCGTAACCGATGGCGGTGGCGTAGTTGACCAGGGCGTCGTACCAGACGTAGAAGACGTGGCCCGGCGCCCATGGGACGCTCACGCCCCAGCTCAGCGAAGTGCGGGTGATGGAGACGTCCTGGAGGCCCAGGCGGATCAGGCCGAGCGCCTCGTTGCGCTTGGACTCGGGCGTGACGGCGCCGGGGTGCGCCTCGTACCAGTCCAGCAGCCGCTGCTGGTAGCGGCTGAGCTTGAAGAACCAGTTGTCCTCCTTGAAGATCTCGACCGGGCGGAGGTGCACCGGGCACAACCCGTCTACTAGCTCGCTCTCCGCGTAGTACGCCTCGCACGACACGCAATAGGGGCCTTCATAGGTGCCGAGCTCGATGTCGCCGTTGTCGTAGATGGTCTGGAGGAGCGCCTGGACGGCCGTGTGGTGGCGCGGCTCGGTGGTGCGGATGAAGTCGTCGAAGGCGATGTCGAGCAGCTTCCAGGCATCCCGGAAGCGCTCGCTGGTGCGGTCGGCCTGCTCTTGCGGGCTGAGCCCGTTGGCCTCCGCCTTGCGCGCCACGTTGAGCCCGTGCTCGTCGGTGCCGGTGAGGAAGAAGACCTCGTCGCCGGCGAGACGGTGCCATCGGGCCACCGCGTCGGCGTTCACGGTCGAGTAGGCGTGTCCGATGTGGGGCGCATCGTTCA
This is a stretch of genomic DNA from Acidimicrobiales bacterium. It encodes these proteins:
- the metG gene encoding methionine--tRNA ligase, which gives rise to MGRFYATTPIYYVNDAPHIGHAYSTVNADAVARWHRLAGDEVFFLTGTDEHGLNVARKAEANGLSPQEQADRTSERFRDAWKLLDIAFDDFIRTTEPRHHTAVQALLQTIYDNGDIELGTYEGPYCVSCEAYYAESELVDGLCPVHLRPVEIFKEDNWFFKLSRYQQRLLDWYEAHPGAVTPESKRNEALGLIRLGLQDVSITRTSLSWGVSVPWAPGHVFYVWYDALVNYATAIGYGRDDDRFRAWWPAVHHFIGKDILRFHCVYWPAMLLAAGVDPARHIHVHGYLLVGGEKMSKTRLNAIAPADLVADFGVDAFRYHFLRNTPFGPDGEFSYEGMVARYNADLANNLGNLLSRVSTVVAKKCGGTGPAPSPDSPLAAVASEVLADTTAAWARVAPSDALEATWRLIRETNAYLELHEPWKAEPGASVDAVLGDALEALRIVALLATPAMPDASSEIWRRIGLPGGPGDHRVPAAAAWGGYPGGVAVEKGTPLFPRK